One window of the Lactococcus lactis genome contains the following:
- the rnc gene encoding ribonuclease III, which translates to MLKLQKKLKNDYGLVFNDEDLLKTAFTHSSFTNEERLPKIANNERLEFLGDVALSLVISDYLYRTYPEKLEGELSKMRSSIVRTESLANFSRSCGFGEFLRLGHGEEKMGGRDRETTLENLFEAFLGALFIDQGMAEVRKFIQHVVIPHVKNDDYVKVIDYKTELQEVLQIGGETTISYKILKEEGPAHDRSFVAAVFNNGKELGRGLGKSKKVAEQKAAENAIKGQNHVS; encoded by the coding sequence ATGCTCAAGCTTCAAAAAAAATTAAAAAATGATTACGGATTAGTCTTCAATGATGAAGATTTATTAAAAACAGCTTTTACACACTCTTCATTTACAAATGAAGAACGGCTCCCAAAGATTGCAAACAATGAACGTTTGGAATTTTTGGGAGACGTTGCCCTATCTTTGGTTATTTCTGATTATCTTTATCGGACTTATCCTGAGAAATTAGAGGGAGAACTTTCCAAAATGCGCTCAAGCATTGTTCGGACAGAATCACTTGCTAATTTTTCACGCTCATGCGGTTTTGGTGAGTTCTTGCGATTAGGTCATGGTGAAGAAAAAATGGGCGGTCGTGACCGCGAAACAACACTAGAGAACCTTTTTGAGGCTTTTTTAGGTGCGCTTTTTATTGACCAAGGAATGGCTGAAGTTCGTAAATTTATCCAACATGTAGTCATTCCTCACGTTAAAAATGATGACTATGTTAAAGTGATTGACTATAAAACAGAACTTCAAGAAGTGTTACAAATTGGTGGAGAAACAACGATTAGCTACAAGATTCTGAAAGAAGAAGGGCCAGCTCATGACCGTTCCTTTGTGGCCGCGGTTTTTAACAATGGTAAAGAACTCGGACGAGGGCTTGGAAAATCTAAAAAAGTTGCAGAACAAAAAGCAGCAGAAAATGCAATAAAAGGGCAAAACCATGTATCTTAA